The Saccopteryx leptura isolate mSacLep1 chromosome 2, mSacLep1_pri_phased_curated, whole genome shotgun sequence genome has a window encoding:
- the LOC136391417 gene encoding LOW QUALITY PROTEIN: partner and localizer of BRCA2-like (The sequence of the model RefSeq protein was modified relative to this genomic sequence to represent the inferred CDS: inserted 2 bases in 2 codons): protein MWIKKAMLHRSKEKQFLMPPEETVLTFAEVQGMQEALXGTTITNNIVIWNLKTGQLLKKMHIGDSYQATVCHRAYSEMGLLFVVLSHPCAKEWELSGSPVFQLIVINPTTALSMGVTLYCLPQGQAARLLEGDVKGHFXAAGLSSGTTAVWDLLLGHRTAVLPPVSDQHRSFVKWSGTDSHLLAGQKDGNIFVYLIS, encoded by the exons ATGTGGATTAAAAAAGCTATGCTAcacagaagcaaagaaaaacagtttCTGATGCCCCCTGAAGAGACGGTACTAACTTTTGCTGAGGTTCAAGGGATGCAGGAAGCTC CTGGTACCACGATAACAAACAACATTGTCATCTGGAATTTAAAAACTGGTCAGCTCCTGAAAAAGATGCACATTGGGGACTCCTACCAAGCGACCGTCTGTCACAGAGCTTACTCCGAAATGGGGCTCCTTTTTGTTGTCCTGAGTCATCCCTGCGCCAAAGAGTGGGAGCTGTCGGGAAGCCCCGTGTTCCAGCTCATCGTGATCAACCCGACGACCGCCCTGAGCATGGGCGTGACGCTCTACTGCCTTCCTCAGGGGCAGGCTGCCAGGCTCCTGGAAGGTGACGTGAAGGGTCACT GAGCAGCAGGGCTGTCGTCTGGGACAACTGCCGTGTGGGACTTACTCCTTGGTCACCGCACTGCGGTCCTCCCGCCCGTCTCTGACCAGCACCGGTCTTTTGTTAAATGGTCAGGGACAGATTCTCATCTGCTGGCTGGACAAAAAGATGGaaacatatttgtatatttaatcaGTTAA